One region of Zerene cesonia ecotype Mississippi chromosome 15, Zerene_cesonia_1.1, whole genome shotgun sequence genomic DNA includes:
- the LOC119832426 gene encoding uncharacterized protein LOC119832426, which yields MWLSAVGFAFFCAAQAEIRSSLIFNKLLNVKPVGAQIAKSFVPLTELPPPRIHHGSGRRHLEDECSKAPQWKEVNEGGKVDILGDYYDDRVAKTVATVIIPDHIDYKHFQVTTQVPYLTVGPIEAIGYHPSTVKSDHPSECEKIYQDHIADQYSDETTDYSEESLEMARMPLFPANVRESIEERFAHMYDDMR from the exons ATGTGGCTGAGCGCCGTCGGATTCGCTTTCTTCTGTGCTGCGCAGGCGGAGATTAGGAGCAGCCTGATCTTTAATAA GTTACTAAACGTAAAACCAGTGGGTGCTCAAATTGCCAAGAGTTTCGTACCGCTCACTGAGTTGCCACCGCCTCGCATCCACCACGGTTCCGGGAGACGACATCTCGAAGACGAATGCAGTAAAGCGCCGCAGTGGAAGGAAGTAAATGAAGGCGGAAAAGTTGACATACTCGGAGATTACTATGATGATAGAGTTGCTAAAACCGTCGCTACCGTTATAATACCGGATCATATAGACT aCAAGCATTTCCAAGTGACTACTCAAGTGCCATATCTAACAGTGGGTCCCATAGAAGCCATAGGCTACCACCCCAGTACTGTTAAATCTGACCATCCCAGCGAATGCGAGAAGATCTACCAGGATCACATAGCTGATCAATACTCAGATGAGACCACAGACTATTCAGAAGAGTCCCTCGAAATGGCCAGGATGCCGCTTTTCCCGGCGAATGTTCGAGAATCCATTGAGGAAAGATTTGCTCATATGTACGATGATATGCGATAG
- the LOC119832425 gene encoding uncharacterized protein LOC119832425, translated as MTQNATFTKYLASVSLLFTVSRAPRYFGILQDHRGQPLSVEVSEEYMDQDYIATNRKRHKIDWNKNPLDMDDFDDDETEEILDEKDKDVKLPNKFNLQAGPV; from the exons ATGACGCAAAACGCCACATTTACTAAGTATCTAGCGTCAGTCA GTCTCCTATTCACGGTTTCTAGAGCGCCGAGATATTTCGGTATTCTCCAAGATCACAGAGGTCAGCCGCTCTCTGTTGAAGTGTCTGAGGAATATATGGACCAAGACTACATCGCTACCAATAG aAAGAGGCATAAGATAGACTGGAATAA AAATCCTTTGGATATGGATGACTTCGATGATGATGAGACAGAAGAAATTTTAGATGAAAAAGATAAGGATGTTAAATTacctaataaatttaatctacaAGCTGGACCTGTTTGA
- the LOC119832581 gene encoding uncharacterized protein LOC119832581 isoform X1, with amino-acid sequence MDMGRRFQTPCKTGNKCGKVIKRLMVPKLAQLENTIMGIMKELSKLPPGSRLPDKYTKTEPIKLLLDQNYKEDVCMDKLESCLKEDKRRKRILKKLFFKKYNSIRQELIGYGGRRLWGGEGNLFYR; translated from the exons ATGGACATGGGTAGAAGATTCCAAACGCCTTGCAAGACTGGCAATAAATGTGGAAAG gtaataaaacgtttaatgGTGCCAAAATTAGCTCAATTAGAAAATACGATAATGGGTATAATGAAAGAGCTCTCCAAACTGCCACCGGGTTCCCGCCTTCCggacaaatatacaaaaacggAACCGATCAAGTTACTTCTGGATCAAAATTACAA aGAGGACGTATGTATGGATAAACTGGAATCTTGTTTGAAAGAAGATAAGCGACGAAAGCGCATCTTAAAGAAGCTCTTCTTCAAGAAATACAATTCGATACGACAAGAATTGATCGGCTATGGCGGCCGGAGGCTTTGGGGCGGCGAAGGGAATTTATTCTATAGATAG
- the LOC119832693 gene encoding uncharacterized protein LOC119832693: MKAVTLAVILLQLCGNVQFSLSYLVGAGLNVRFAQMLHTDTKYQILREEMIKANTHNLVYHCRADKSDCDAALAKMRYKASKHFYALSKAVVDYVKNKRQARPTGYVGTATFCQDNVCVPDTDPPIVYGGCYTLISCGGNQTWHLDPVVYKKKRGRLY, from the exons ATGAAGGCAGTCACATTggctgttattttattacaactgtGTGGAAATGTACAATTTTCCCTCAGCTATTTGGTAGGTGCAGGCT TAAACGTCCGCTTCGCCCAAATGCTTCACACCGACACGAAGTATCAAATACTTCGAGAAGAAATGATAAAGGCGAATACACACAATCTCGTCTACCACTGCAGAGCAGATAAGAGCGATTGTGACGCAGCTTTAGCCAAGATGAGGTATAAAGCCAGTAAACACTTCTACGCGCTGTCCAAGGCTGTTGTGGATTACGTGAAGAATAAACGGCAGGCAAGGCCCACTGGATACGTTG GTACAGCCACGTTCTGTCAAGATAACGTTTGTGTACCAGACACAGACCCTCCCATCGTGTATGGAGGCTGCTACACCCTCATTTCTTGTGGAGGCAACCAGACATGGCATCTCGACCCTGTGGTATACAAAAAGAAGAGAGGGCGCTTGTATTAg
- the LOC119832578 gene encoding leucine-rich repeat protein soc-2 homolog isoform X2 — MAENDEKPIIKINGFTTISNLKENLTIIDISHKNISDIDENIKFPEQLCEINLSNNKLEYVPQPVMQLKFLKRLDISSNCIQYFDDTPYFCHEIEELDISNNKLLSPPYWIWSESPTKLQKINLSNNITITSALQDTYFKELLQYKCLVKDVIIYNCRLSKYIEILSTFCNAESIELGAKDLSYMAANVIEDVPSLGLDKCCDIERLNLCFTFVCNISPKINIYKNLREIDLSQNKISGLPKEFCQLENLVICLLSFNSILYLPTEIVNLKKLEVLCINNNELCMLPEEIGNLENLKKLDLYDNFLNDLPDLGTLEEIDLAQNYFEEPDDELYLEKRNKIRLHIENRYSGRKPEVTHEESDHTTDKTDDEFCSSGDDENNEPQERPSSNLSEDWDSEDWWQPHYTPKSTIPPQSQWLTFVKRKMEEGHFCPSDLHTVSISERVKYEKICNPRITREVNGQFDDLSDDES, encoded by the exons atggcGGAAAATGACGAAAAACcgattattaaaatcaatggaTTTACTACAATAAGTAACTTGAAAGAAAACCTCACGATTATCGATATAAGCCATAAGAACATCAGTGATATTGACGAGAACATAAAATTTCCCGAACAACTCTGTGAAATAAACTTATCGAATAACAAACTTGAATATGTGCCACAACCTGTAATGCAgctaaagtttttaaaacgaTTAGATATTTCTTCGAATTGCATTCAATATTTTGACGACACTCCATATTTTTGCCACGAGATAGAAGAATtagatatatcaaataataaactgCTAAGTCCACCCTACTGGATATGGTCTGAATCCCCCACgaagttacaaaaaattaacttgAGCAATAACATTACTATAACAAGTGCCTTACAAGATACCTACTTCAAAGAGCTTCTACAGTATAAATGTCTAGTCAAAGatgtcataatttataattgtagactaagtaaatatatagaaatattaagtaCATTTTGTAATGCTGAAAGTATTGAATTGGGTGCGAAAGACTTGAGTTATATGGCCGCTAATGTTATTGAAGATGTACCAAGTTTAGGTTTAGATAAATGCTGTGATATAGAAAGGCTAAATCTATGCTTTACATTTGTTTGCAACATCTCacctaaaataaacatttataaaaatcttaggGAAATTGATCtgtcacaaaataaaataagtggtTTACCGAAAGAGTTTTGTCAATTAGAAAACTTAgtgatttgtttattatcgTTTAACAGTATACTGTATTTGCCCACGGagattgttaatttaaaaaagctaGAAGTACTATGtattaacaataatgaacTCTGCATGTTACCAGAAGAAATCGGCAATTtagaaaatcttaaaaaactAGACttgtatgataattttttaaatgatttaccAGATTTAGGAACTTTAGAAGAAATAGATTTAgcacaaaattattttgaggAGCCAGATGATGAGCTGTATTTGGAAAAGAGGAATAAAATAAGGTTACATATTGAGAATAGATACAGTGGAAG GAAACCAGAGGTTACCCATGAAGAGAGTGATCACACTACAGACAAAACTGATGATGAATTTTGTTCATCGGGTGATGATGAGAATAATG AGCCTCAAGAGAGACCCTCATCAAATTTATCTGAAGATTGGGACTCGGAAGACTGGTGGCAACCCCACTATACCCCAAAATCCACAATACCCCCACAGTCACAGTGGCTGACATTTGTGAAAAGAAAGATGGAGGAAGGACACTTTTGTCCAAGTGACTTGCATACTGTATCTATATCAGAAAGAGTGAAATATGAGAAAATATGTAATCCTAGAATAACTAGAGAGGTAAATGGACAATTTGATGATCTCTCTGACGATGAGAGTTGA
- the LOC119832633 gene encoding uncharacterized protein LOC119832633: MVEAVKPPERLYLWKEKDGREDVFVEYNNIYDHQTDGLRFLFKQFKNKNPGVILNFPQQCGKSVTIVLFLYAIRKLLQQPVLVLCKDSQDAEYWHQCFIKWSGFSSDEILLEPTKALLKKQIFIKSMSDLVSFTRRSWSILVHKDDDFDRLPQFSSVDFYIWATSTDATKDLNFLTSVYNWISPKEKMNFDTGKGDFKKQILLDAQLENIVLRRTRLSMPKEQVDNDEDYCIQPKKSRKNKDSTGKKIKRSQVVSKDVNFNQSRDNYTNDDAQMDVETFINDKDPVASKVQDEFDFKFGDMQYDSNDSFIVDKEIKALNNDLKNVVKTNDIAPAMDDNLPVSDDEKHNTEVNVEGNINIRESLSDTNNTSDYVLKYSDNTDIGDDTKSDLISIENSENMINVSDSILKPDSVNEHTNYQIKAEEISKEDIDAETHNDSVQNLLIEDLKKENDESTTDKKNVPNVQYKSDIDSKINEMEEKAMKKFKGSLLDSIF, from the exons ATGGTTGAGGCTGTCAAACCTCCAGAGAGACTATATTTATGGAAGGAAAAAGACGGAAGGGAAGATGTGTTCGTtgaatacaataacatttacgATCATCAGACAGATGGATTAAGATTTCTGTTCaaacagtttaaaaat AAAAACCCCGGAGTCATCTTGAACTTTCCGCAACAGTGTGGCAAATCTGTAACAATAGTATTATTTCTGTACGCAATAAGGAAGCTGTTACAACAACCTGTGCTGGTTCTATGCAAGGATAGCCAGGATGCAGAATATTGGCACCAGTGCTTTATAAAATGGAGTGGATTTTCATCTG aTGAGATTTTATTGGAACCAACAAaagcattattaaaaaagcaaatatttataaaatcgatGTCGGATTTGGTATCGTTTACTCGTCGGAGTTGGAGTATACTTGTACATAAAGATGACGATTTTGACCGTTTACCGCAATTTTCTAGTGTTGATTTCTATATTTGGGCCACTTCCACTGACGCTAcg AAAGACCTCAATTTTCTAACCTCTGTTTATAATTGGATTAGTCCTAAAGAGAAGATGAATTTTGACACTGGTAAAGGTGActttaagaaacaaatattactGGATGCACAGTTAGAAAATATAGTATTGAGGAGAACTAGATTGTCTATGCCTAAGGAacag GTTGATAATGATGAAGACTATTGCATACAACCAAAAAAATCAAGGAAGAATAAAGATTCAACCggtaaaaagataaaaagatCACAAGTTGTGTCTAAGGATGTTAATTTCAATCAATCCAGagataattatacaaatgacGATGCACAAATGGACgtagaaacatttataaatgataaagatCCTGTAGCATCGAAGGTACAAGATGAATtcgattttaaatttggtgATATGCAATATGATAGTAATGATAGCTTTATTGtggataaagaaataaaagcattaaaCAATGATCTGAAAAATGTAGTTAAAACTAACGATATAGCACCAGCAATGGATGATAATTTGCCGGTCTCTGATGATGAAAAACATAACACAGAAGTAAATGTAGAaggcaatattaatataagagaATCTCTTAGTGATACGAATAATACAAGTGATTATGTTCTTAAGTATAGTGATAATACAGACATAGGTGACGATACAAAATCcgatttaatttctattgaaaattCAGAAAACATGATCAATGTCTCCGATAGCATATTAAAACCAGATAGTGTGAATGAACatacaaattatcaaataaaagccGAGGAAATATCTAAGGAAGACATAGATGCCGAAACCCATAATGATagtgtacaaaatttattaatagaagatttaaaaaaagaaaatgatgaATCCACCACAGATAAGAAAAACGTACCAAATGTTCAATATAAATCAGACATAGATAGTAAGATAAATGAAATGGAAGAAAAAGCTATGAAGAAGTTCAAAGGATCCTTACTagatagtatattttaa
- the LOC119832578 gene encoding leucine-rich repeat protein soc-2 homolog isoform X1, with protein MAENDEKPIIKINGFTTISNLKENLTIIDISHKNISDIDENIKFPEQLCEINLSNNKLEYVPQPVMQLKFLKRLDISSNCIQYFDDTPYFCHEIEELDISNNKLLSPPYWIWSESPTKLQKINLSNNITITSALQDTYFKELLQYKCLVKDVIIYNCRLSKYIEILSTFCNAESIELGAKDLSYMAANVIEDVPSLGLDKCCDIERLNLCFTFVCNISPKINIYKNLREIDLSQNKISGLPKEFCQLENLVICLLSFNSILYLPTEIVNLKKLEVLCINNNELCMLPEEIGNLENLKKLDLYDNFLNDLPDLGTLEEIDLAQNYFEEPDDELYLEKRNKIRLHIENRYSGRKPEVTHEESDHTTDKTDDEFCSSGDDENNVTEPQERPSSNLSEDWDSEDWWQPHYTPKSTIPPQSQWLTFVKRKMEEGHFCPSDLHTVSISERVKYEKICNPRITREVNGQFDDLSDDES; from the exons atggcGGAAAATGACGAAAAACcgattattaaaatcaatggaTTTACTACAATAAGTAACTTGAAAGAAAACCTCACGATTATCGATATAAGCCATAAGAACATCAGTGATATTGACGAGAACATAAAATTTCCCGAACAACTCTGTGAAATAAACTTATCGAATAACAAACTTGAATATGTGCCACAACCTGTAATGCAgctaaagtttttaaaacgaTTAGATATTTCTTCGAATTGCATTCAATATTTTGACGACACTCCATATTTTTGCCACGAGATAGAAGAATtagatatatcaaataataaactgCTAAGTCCACCCTACTGGATATGGTCTGAATCCCCCACgaagttacaaaaaattaacttgAGCAATAACATTACTATAACAAGTGCCTTACAAGATACCTACTTCAAAGAGCTTCTACAGTATAAATGTCTAGTCAAAGatgtcataatttataattgtagactaagtaaatatatagaaatattaagtaCATTTTGTAATGCTGAAAGTATTGAATTGGGTGCGAAAGACTTGAGTTATATGGCCGCTAATGTTATTGAAGATGTACCAAGTTTAGGTTTAGATAAATGCTGTGATATAGAAAGGCTAAATCTATGCTTTACATTTGTTTGCAACATCTCacctaaaataaacatttataaaaatcttaggGAAATTGATCtgtcacaaaataaaataagtggtTTACCGAAAGAGTTTTGTCAATTAGAAAACTTAgtgatttgtttattatcgTTTAACAGTATACTGTATTTGCCCACGGagattgttaatttaaaaaagctaGAAGTACTATGtattaacaataatgaacTCTGCATGTTACCAGAAGAAATCGGCAATTtagaaaatcttaaaaaactAGACttgtatgataattttttaaatgatttaccAGATTTAGGAACTTTAGAAGAAATAGATTTAgcacaaaattattttgaggAGCCAGATGATGAGCTGTATTTGGAAAAGAGGAATAAAATAAGGTTACATATTGAGAATAGATACAGTGGAAG GAAACCAGAGGTTACCCATGAAGAGAGTGATCACACTACAGACAAAACTGATGATGAATTTTGTTCATCGGGTGATGATGAGAATAATG TTACAGAGCCTCAAGAGAGACCCTCATCAAATTTATCTGAAGATTGGGACTCGGAAGACTGGTGGCAACCCCACTATACCCCAAAATCCACAATACCCCCACAGTCACAGTGGCTGACATTTGTGAAAAGAAAGATGGAGGAAGGACACTTTTGTCCAAGTGACTTGCATACTGTATCTATATCAGAAAGAGTGAAATATGAGAAAATATGTAATCCTAGAATAACTAGAGAGGTAAATGGACAATTTGATGATCTCTCTGACGATGAGAGTTGA
- the LOC119832581 gene encoding uncharacterized protein LOC119832581 isoform X2 → MKLRTYLWGNILVVVFLTTVMCAKNSDESNKPEIARTGKTKRQKMVQNSAVGTLSNVITQIQNLPNMDMGRRFQTPCKTGNKCGKVIKRLMVPKLAQLENTIMGIMKELSKLPPGSRLPDKYTKTEPIKLLLDQNYKEDVCMDKLESCLKEDKRRKRILKKLFFKKYNSIRQELIGYGGRRLWGGEGNLFYR, encoded by the exons atgaaattacggACCTATTTATGGGGAAATATATTAGTGGTAGTATTCTTAACGACGGTCATGTGTGCTAAAAATTCAGATGAATCTAATAAGCCTGAAATTGCCAGAACTGGTAAAACGAAACGACAAAAAATGG TGCAAAACTCTGCTGTAGGCACTTTATCAAATGTTATAACACAAATTCAAAATCTACCAAACATGGACATGGGTAGAAGATTCCAAACGCCTTGCAAGACTGGCAATAAATGTGGAAAG gtaataaaacgtttaatgGTGCCAAAATTAGCTCAATTAGAAAATACGATAATGGGTATAATGAAAGAGCTCTCCAAACTGCCACCGGGTTCCCGCCTTCCggacaaatatacaaaaacggAACCGATCAAGTTACTTCTGGATCAAAATTACAA aGAGGACGTATGTATGGATAAACTGGAATCTTGTTTGAAAGAAGATAAGCGACGAAAGCGCATCTTAAAGAAGCTCTTCTTCAAGAAATACAATTCGATACGACAAGAATTGATCGGCTATGGCGGCCGGAGGCTTTGGGGCGGCGAAGGGAATTTATTCTATAGATAG
- the LOC119832323 gene encoding enoyl-CoA hydratase, mitochondrial-like has translation FSFYTGLVAKVFPVEKLLEESIKLAERIGTHSPLIVKLAKQAVNQAYETTLKSGLLYEKSLFYGTFATADRQEGMNAFIEKRSPNFKNE, from the exons ttctcgTTCTATACAGGTTTGGTAGCCAAAGTGTTCCCCGTTGAGAAACTTCTAGAAGAAAGTATCAAGCTAGCGGAGAGAATCGGAACCCACTCTCCACTGATCGTAAAGCTCGCCAAGCAAGCGGTGAATCAAGCATATGAGACCACATTGAAGTCAGGCCTGCTATATGAGAAGTCATTGTTTTATGGTACTTTCGCTACG gCTGACCGTCAAGAAGGAATGAACGCATTTATCGAAAAGAGGTCTCCcaactttaaaaatgaataa
- the LOC119832580 gene encoding nucleoside-triphosphatase THEP1, with the protein MISNKLNVKYFLITGDPGVGKTTLTKKLCSLLQTNGIKTTGFYTEEVRKNRVREGFDIITLDGDQGRLARVQSLLNFPTKFSVSKYGVLIEEFENVALPTLQKTQDPKTCLVIDEIGKMEFFSAPFKNRVKEIFTIESDYIVLATIPVRKSDPLIEFIRNHNKAKLWVVTRENRDTIHEDIIMAMKQAIL; encoded by the exons ATGATATCAAACAAACttaatgtgaaatattttctaataactGGTGATCCTG gAGTTGGAAAAACTACTTTAACCAAAAAGCTATGTTCATTACTACAAACAAATGGAATTAAAACCACTGGATTTTATACGGAAGAAGTTAGGAAAAACCGAGTCAGAGAAGGTTTCGACATCATTACTTTAGATGGCGATCAGGGTAGATTAGCAAGAGTTCAGAGCTTACTTAATTTCCCCACCAAATTTTCCGTCAGCAAATATGGAGTATTAATTGaagaatttgaaaatgttgCCCTGCCTACATTACAGAAG acACAAGACCCTAAAACATGTTTAGTAATAGATGAAATAGGAAAAATGGAATTTTTCAGTGCACCATTCAAGAACAGggtaaaagaaatattcacTATAGAATCCGATTATATAGTTCTAGCAACAATACCAGTCAGAAAAAGTGATCCTTTAATTGAGTTCATCAGAAACCATAATAAGGCAAAATTATGGGTG GTAACAAGAGAGAATAGAGACACCATTCATGAAGATATTATTATGGCAATGAAGCAAGctatcttataa
- the LOC119832263 gene encoding probable enoyl-CoA hydratase, mitochondrial, producing MASVAGITRMVLGRNTFNGGRAVANAGLIKFYSTAPQYENIKIDVAGEKKNVGVIQLHRPKALNALCKPLFQELGKAVKDFDQDDKIAAIIITGNEKAFAAGADIKEMQNNTYSSNNKAGFLQEWEDVSNCGKPIIAAVNGFAVSG from the exons ATGGCTTCAGTAGCTGGAATAACTCGCATGGTTTTAGGAAGAAATACCTTCAATGGAGGTCGTGCTGTTGCAAATGCCGGTCTTATAAAGTTTTACAGCACAG cACCTCAATATGAAAACATCAAAATTGATGTTGCTGGGGAGAAGAAGAATGTAGGAGTCATACAGTTGCACCGTCCCAAAGCTTTAAATGCCCTCTGCAAGCCCTTGTTCCAGGAATTGGGAAAAGCTGTGAAGGATTTTGATCAAGATGACAAAATTGCAGCTATCATTATTACTG GTAACGAAAAGGCGTTCGCGGCTGGAGCCGATATCAAGGAAATGCAAAACAACACTTACAGCTCCAACAACAAGGCTGGATTCTTACAAGAGTGGGAGGACGTATCGAACTGCGGCAAGCCCATAATAGCTGCGGTGAATGGTTTTGCGGTGAGTGGATAA